TCGTGCATGGACCGGCGACGCTGGGCTCGGCGAGCTATGCGATCCAGCCCGACCACATCGAGGTCGGTTCGCTGATCGGGCTTGCCGCGGTGACACGCTCGCCCCTGCGCATCGTGCGCGCCGGCGTCGAGCATTTGCGCTCGATCCGCATGGGCTTCGAGCGGCTCGGCATCGTCTGCCGCGTCGAGGGCGACGATCTGATCGTGCCGTCCAACCAGACCCTGAAGATCCAGGACGATTTCGGCGGCCACGTGCCGAAGCTGGAAGACCAGCCCTGGCCCGCCTTCCCGGCCGACCTCATGTCGATCGCCATCGTCACCGCCACGCAATGCGAGGGCGTGATCCTGATGTTCGAGAAGATGTTCGAATCCCGGATGTTCTTCGTCGACAAACTGATCGCGATGGGCGCACGCATCGTGCTGTGCGACCCGCACCGCGCGATCATCGCGGGGCCCAGCCGCCTGCGCGGCGCCTCGATGATCTCGCCCGATATCCGCGCCGGCATGGCCATGCTGCTTGCTGCCGTCTGCGCCGAGGGCACTTCGACGATCAACAACGCCGACCAGATCGAGCGCGGCTATGAGCGCATCGACGAGCGGCTGAACGCGCTCGGCGCCAAGATCAAGCGCGTGCCCGAGCGGAAGAGCTGAGGCAGCTTCGAATCTGAAATGGTCGCGTGCCCCGGACGCAGCGCAGCACGAAAGTGATGCGCTGCAGAGCCGGGGCCCATGTCGCCAGATGTACGACCGTGATTCTGGGTCCCGGCTCGCGCTTCGCGCGTCCGGGACACGGGGGCCATGTTTTCGACGCGCGGCGATGCTATTGCTTAGCACATGCTCGAAACCGTCCACCGCCCATCGCAGCAGCTCGCAGTGCCCAACCAACTCGCCGATGAGTTCGGCGAGACGTTGCGGCTGGCTGTGCCGATGATGCTGACGCAGCTCGGGCAGATCGCGATGATGACGACCGACCTCGCGCTGATCGGCCGGCTCGGCGAGGACGCGGTGGCGGCTGCGGCGCTGGCGCACACAGTCTACTTCATCAGCTTCACTTTTGGCCTCGGCCTGGTCGCCGCAGTGGCGCCGCTGGCGGCACAGGCATTTGGTGCCGGAGATCCCCAACGCATCCGGCGCTCCCTTCGCGTCGGGCTGTGGGTGGCGCTGTTGATCTCGCTGCCGATGATGGCTTCGCCGCTCTACGGCGAGGAGATCCTGCTGGCGCTCGGACAGACGCCGCATTCGGCCGCGCTTGCGCAGCGCTATCTGTTCGGGCTCGCCTGGGGCATCGCGCCGGCACTCGGCTTCATTGCGCTGCGCGGGTTCATGGGCGCGGTGAACCGGCCGCAGCCGCCGCTGTGGATCACCTTTGCCGCGATCCCCGCCAATGCGGTGCTGGTCTATCTGCTGATCCACGGCCTGTTCGGCCTGCCGCAGCTCGGCCTGCTTGGCGCGGGGCTCGCGACCACGCTGGTCAATTTCGGCACGTTCTTCGCCGCGCTGGCCATTGCCGCGTTTCGAAAGCCGTTTTCGGACTATCATCCGCTCGTCCGTCTCTGGCAGGTCGACTGGCCCTTGATGCGCGAGCTGCTCAGCATCGGCGCGCCGATCTCGTTCGCGCTGCTGATGGAATACGGGATGTTCTCCTCAGCCGCGCTACTGATGGGACTGATCAGCACCACCGCGCTTGCCGCCCACCAGGTCGCACTCCAGGTCACCGCCGTCTTGTTCATGATCCCGCTCGGCATCGGCATGGCGGCGACGGTGCGGGTCGGACACGCTTTCGGCCGCAACGAGCCGGCGGCAGTGAAGCGCGCGGGGCTCGTCGCGGCGCTGCTCGGAATCGCGCTCGTCGCGGCGCTAACGCTTGCCATCGTGATCGGACGATTTGCGCTCGCGCGGCTGTTCTTCGGCGGTGGCGAGACGAGCTCGGAAACGATCGAGCTGACCGCGACCCTGCTCCTGGTCGGTTCGACCTTCTTCATCGCCGACGGCCTGCAGACCATCATCGGCGGGGCGCTGCGCGGCCTCAACGACACCACGATGACGCTGGTGTTCGCCATCATCGGCTATTGGTGCGTCGGCTTCCCGACGGCCTGGCTGCTCGCCTTCAACGTCCATCTCGGCGCGGTCGGCGTCTGGATCGGGCTGTCGCTCGGGACCTTCGTCTATGCCGCCCTTCTGATCTTGCGCTTCCAGCGGCTGGCGCGCAGATTGGGGGCATGACGCCCGTCCGCGAAGTCACCCCCGAGGTCGACGCCGACGCACTGCTCGCCGGCGCACAGTTCATCGACGCCCATCGCGTTGCGATCGGCGGGAAGGTGCTCACCGCCCGCGAGGCCTGTGTCCGGATGGTGCTGCACGGGCCGCGCTGGATCGATACGCTGCTGCGCCTGCGCAACATCCTGGTGACGCCCTTCGGGCTCAAGACGTCGGGCGAAGGCGCGCCGGCGCCGGGCGGCTTGATCGGGCTGTTTCCGGTGGTCAGCGAAACGCCGGAGCGCCTCGTCGCCGGCTTCGACGACTATCATCTCGACTTCCGCATCGTGGTCGATGTCGCCGGCGATTCAACGCAGAAGCAGGTGACCTCGACCACGCTCGTGCGGACGCATAATCTCTTGGGCCGTACCTATCTCACGCTGATCATGCCGTTCCACAAGCTGGTGGTGCGCGGCATGATGGGGCGGATCGTGGAGCAGGCCTGACGACGCTGTCAGCGGGCCTCTAACTCCACGACCGTGAACCAGTTTCTCCGCGCAAGCGACTGAGACGTGACGGCCGGCAGCTATGCCGGCCTACGTTTTGCTCGCGTTCGGAGATCGCATGTATCTGGGAAAATTCTTCCATCGCCCGCCCGGAGATGACGATCGCGAGCTACTGCTGATCCTGGGCGGCGATCCCATGATCATCGGCATCTACATGCGCGAGGGACAGGACGGTTCGGACGAGTTTTTGCGCGAGACCTATTCGGACGCAATCGTAGCGATCTCGGCCTTCCGGCGCGAAGCGGCCAAGCTCGTCGACGCCGGCTATTTCGAGACCAGCCACACCAAATATACGCTGCGCAACCTCCTGCCTGATCCGCAAAAAAAGCCGGATTGGCAGAAGGGCATGGACGAACTGATGATGGCCGCGCTCAGCGCGCCGCTTGCCGAGCAGGCAAAGCATCTCAAGACGCTGAAGGGCACGCCGGCCGAGCACGAGCCGCTGTATTTGTGGCTTGCCGCTCATCACGGCCTCGCGGCGGATGCAGACGCGCAACAAACGCTCCGTTTTGCCGAACGGGCGCGCGATACGCTGGCCGCGCGACGTGCCGCCAAGCAACCGCATTACGCCTGGTCGATTTACGACAGCCAGCTGGAGGGGCGTATCCTCGAATCGCTCAGCGACGCTTTTGTGCGCGTGGGCAATCCATCCGCGGGGCTCGCGGCGATCGAGCGGGCCTGCAGGGTCGCAGCAAACCACGCGCGCATCCTGCAGCGCGCCGTCATCCTCTGCGTTTATTTTCCGGAGCGCGCGGAGGACGCCTTCGACGATGCCTATCGCTGGTCGCGCTATGGCGGCTATGAGGACATCATGGCGCTGCCCGGCTACGCGGCGTACGAGGCGGGGCGGAAAGCGGGCGCAAATGGACAATGGCGCTGGAAGGCTGCCGAAGCTGCGCGCGAGGAGGAAGTCCGCAAGGCGGAAGCCGAGCTTGGCCTTCAGCTGCCGGACGACTATCGCAAATTTCTCCTGACGCGCGGCGAAACCGAGCTCTTGGTAAGGCTCCCCGAGCACTCCGCCGAGCTGCGCTTCCATCGGCCTGCGGATCTCGCCACCGAGCGCAACAACATTCTCGACTTCGTCTCTTTCTCGGACGCAGAGAGACTCGAGAAAGCCGTGATCCATTTCCGTGAGGAATACGGCGTCTCGTTACGGCACCTGCTGCCCGTGGCCGAGCCGGCACAGGCCAGCCGTTGTCTTCTGCTCCACCTCGAACCGGGCGAACGCTACGGCTGGTGCTATCGCTGGGATCATGACGGCGCCTGGGAGCTGGAGACGCCGGCACCGAGTTTTGACGCCGCACTCGCCGCACTCACCGGCGGAATAGAGCAGCGCGACAAGCCGACCCTCGGCTTTCTCAACATCTATCTCGATTGATCCGCGACCCGCGCCGGCTTGTCGGCCGCCGCTTCCGACCACTCGCCGATGACGCGATCGAGATCGCAGAGATTCTGGTGCATCTGCTCCAGCGAGAAGCCGAGCGCGAAGAAGCGCTCCGCAGTATCGCCGGGCTGGCCACGGATCAGGCCGTCACGGCGGACGGCGGCGACCGCATCGGCGTAGTTCTGGACCGCGACGTGCACAGGATGGATCGGCGGCGCGCCGGCGCCGGAGCGCAACGCCGCGGCTGCCGAACGCAAAAACTGCGCGACGACAGTACCGACCTCCGACAGGGGCCCGGCGAGCCTGATCTGCACATCGGCCGGCAGCGGCACCACGGTGGCGCGGCCGATCATCACGACGTCGTGGCGCAGCCGCAGGACGGTTCGCAGCAGGGGACCGGTGTCGGGCCCGCTCGACAGGCGCGCCGCGCGCTCGCGCTCGGCCTCGGCACCGGTGGTGTTGAGGCCCACCATCGCGGTGCCGATGCCGTCCTGGATCCGATGCAGCGCGTCGTTGTCGCGGCCGCGCGTCAGGCCGGCCAGCAGTTCGGTGAAGGCATCGGCGATCAGCTCGAGCAGGCGCGCAGCGCCGGCACGAATCTGCCGGATCGCACGCGACGGCAGCACCAGGAAAGAGACAAGCAGCCCCGTGATCGCGCCGACCGCGACCTCGCTGACGCGATCGATCGCCGAGGTCATGGGATCGGAATGATGCATGGTGGGAACCAGAAGCACGATTACGGCGGTCACCGTCGCCGCGCTGAGACTCGGATTGATCGCGGCGATGAAGGCGAGCGGGGCGACCGACAGGACCAGAAGCCCCAACAGCCCGGCTTCGCTGGAATAGGGGATCAGGATCGCAATGGCGCCACCATAGATGGCGCCGCCGATCGTGCCGAGCATGTAGTCGCGCGTCGCCTTCAGCGAGCGCCCGACGCTCATCTGGGTCACGATCAGCGAGGTCAGGACCGCCCAGAGCGGCAGCAGCAGATGCAGCGCGGTCGCGATCACATAAGCAGCGGTTGCCGCGACCGTGACCCGGATCGCCAGCCCCAGTTGCGTCCTTCGCGACCGGACCTGGTCGTATAGCTGCCGTGCGAATGCCATCGTCGAATATCCCGATCCACGTAACCGGTCCAAAGCATAGCTGATACCCGCATCCGCCGGGCGGCTTGAAAGGGGAAATCCGCCCGCCTACCCTGCCGGCCAAAACGAGGAAACACGATGGCCCACGAAACCGCAACGCTCGCCGCCTACGTCGCCGATCTGAAATACGAGGATATTCCGGCCGAGGTGCTCGAGCGCGCAAAAGTGCTGACGCTCGACTTCCTCGGCAGCGCGATCCGTGCACGCCGCGAGGCGGAATCGACGCCGTCGCTGCTGAAGATGCTGGAAGCGCTGGCGCTCGACGGTAAAGGCGACTCCACGGTGTTCGGCGATGCCAAGACCTGGACGCCCGCGGTCGCCGCGCTGCTCAACGGCGCCCTCGGCCATTCCCTCGATTTCGACGACACGCATGCGGATTCCTCGCTGCATCCGAGCGCACCGGTGGTGCCGGCCGCGTTTGCGGTCGGCGAGATGGTCGGCGCCTCCGGGCGCGACGTGCTCACTGCGATCGTCGCGGGCTATGAGGTCTGCTGCCGGCTCGGCAACGCGCTCGACCCGACCTCGCACTATGCCCGCGGCTTCCATCCGACCGCGACCGCAGGCACCTATGGCGCGGCTGCCGCCGCCGCAAAGCTGTTCGGCCTCTCCGAGACGCAGATCATCTCCGCCTTCGGCGTCTCCGGCAGCCAGGCCGCGGGCTCGCTGCAATTTCTGCTCAACGGCGCCTGGAACAAGCGCTACCAGGTCGGCGCCGCCGCGATGAACGGCGTGATCGCGGCGACGCTGGCCCGCAATGATTTCATCGGCTCGACGGAATCGGTCGAGGGCAGGCATGGCTTGCTGGTCGGCTACACCGACGACGCACATCCGGACAAGGCCATTGCCGAGCTCGGCAAGAGCTATGAGACCATGAAGATCGGCGTCAAACCCTATCCGAGCTGCCGCTATACCCACGCCGCGATCGACGCGCTGATCGCGATGCGGCGCGAGCACAATCTGACGCCCGGGCAGGTCAAGCGCGTCGAGATCGGCCTGCACCGCAACGGCATCACGCTGACCGGCGATGCCGCGACCAAGCGGCACCCGCGCTCGATCGTCGGCGGCCAGTTCTCGATGTACTTCACCGGCGCGCTCGCCCTCGACCAGGGCAGCTTTGGCTGGGACGATTACAATCGGCTCGGCGATGCCGCGATCGATGCGCTCGCCGACAAATTCGACGTCGTGCAGGATTCGCGGCTGGAAGGCCGCGTCCATCCCTTCGGCGCACGCGTGAGCATCACCACCGACGACGGCGTGCACGAGCGGCTCTACGCCGATCCCTCGGGCGAGCCGAACTCATTCCCGGATGCGCAGGCGATGCAGCAGAAATTCTTGACGCTGGCCCGCCCCGTGCTGAACGCGCGCGCTGAGCAATTTGCGGATGCGATCCTGTCGCTGGAGCGATTCGATCGCGTGGCGAAGGCGACGCAGTTGGGGAGGCAGTGAGTCTCCGCCCCCTCTCCCCGTTCTTACGGGGCCGCGACGAGCTTCGTTCGCGCTGAGAGGGTTGGGGTGAGGGGTTCTCTCCGCGAGAGACCTGCCAGTTTAGTTCGCGGAAACAACCGCTCATCCGGCGCTTCGCGCCACCTTCTCCCACAAGGGGAGAAGGGAAGAAAGCGGTGCTAATTCGCGCCCGCCACCTTCGCCTCGTCATGCGTTGCCGCGACCACGTCGCGGACGAGGTCGAACACCCCGTCCACCTCCGGCGGCCAGTTCAGCGAGCGGCCGAGGCGCACGATCACCAACTGCTCCGATGGGATCACGATCGTGTACTGCCCGATCGTGCCCTTGGCGAAGAAGGCATCGCGCGGCCAGCCGTGGTCGACGCGAAACTTCGCGCCAAAGCTGTCGCCCTGATTGGTCCAGAAGCCGGCGCCGATGCCGACCCAGGCATTTGGCGTCGTCGCCGCCGAATAGTTCACCCAGCCCTCGGGCAGGATGCGCTTGCCGCCGGCAACGCCGTCATTGAGATAGAGCTGACCGAAGCGCGCCCAGTCGCGCGCGGACGCCAGCATTTCGCCGGAGCCCTCGATCGTGCCGGCGCCGTCGAGCTGAAGCGTGACGTTGACCATGCCGAGCGGCGCGAATAGTTCGCGGCGGGCGAAGCGGAGCGCATCTGCGGGCTTACCGCCGGCGGCATTGCGGATCAGCTGCGCGAGGATGACGAAGTTGCCGTCGTGATAATTCCAGGCCGTGCCCGGCGCGGTCGCAAGCGGCGCGCGCTCGGCAAAATTGGCCATATCATCTTCTGCGTATTTCATGGCGTTGACCGGCTCGAGCGCGGAGCCGAGCGAAGCCTCCAACGAACTACCGAGCGCAAGCCCAGCGGTGTGACGCAGCAACTGATCTACGGTGATGGCATGGCGCGGATCATCAGGATTTTGCCAGGCGGCGATTGGCGCGGGCCCATCGAGCTTCAGCTTACCCTGGCGCACGAGAATGCCTGTCAGCGCTGACATCACCGACTTCGTCATGGAGAAGCCGAGCAGCTGCGTCTCCGGCCCGACACCGTCAGCATAGCGCTCGGCGATAATGCGGCCGGCCTTCATGACGACGATCGCGCGGGTGCGGCGATAGGGCGGCTGCGCGGGCTCGGTGAAGGCGCGGTCGAGCGCGGCTGTCAGCCCCTCGCTTTGCGGCGACACAATTCCCGGGCCGGCAATCTGCGGCAGCAGCGCGGGCTGCTTGTCATCGAGCGGTAGCGCAACATCGGCGATACCATGGCCGTGCTCGAGCGTGCAGCCGAGCCCCTCGCGATAGACGGCATGGCTGCGGCCGATGCCGAACAGCGACACCGTCACGTCCTTGCGCGCGCGATCGACCTGAAGATCCATCGCCCAGGTCAGGAGACCCGCGCCCGGCATCGCATCGGTGGTCTCGGCGAGGTTACGCTGGGGATCGAGGCCGGAGACGAATGTCTCCGAGCAGAGCGTGTCGGCGATGAAGCCGGTGGCAACCTTGGGCACGTCACGCGCCCGCGCCGCGCCGAGCGCGAGGCCGGCACAGGCAATGGCGGTGGTAGCGAGGATGATCTTGCGGCGTCGGGTCACGGGCTTTCTCCGGCTTCGGGGCGAGTGCCGGAGAGGGAGCCGGATACGGGCGGGAAGCGCTCGCCGGATTTGGAAAACGACCTTGTTGAAATTGATCGAGGCTGGTCGATTTCGGAATTATTTAGGTATTTCAATTGATTATAATGGCTCTGTCGCCCGGTCGCGATGCGCTCCCTCGCCCCGTTCTTACGGGGAGAGGTTAAGAGAACTCAGGCCGCATCGGCCTTGAGCCGGCGATATTCCGTCGGCGTCACGCCGGTGACCGCCTTGAAGGCGCGGTTGAAGGGGCCGAGCGACTGGAAGCCGGCGTCCATCGCGATGGTGATGACGGGAACCTCGGCCTGGGCGGGATCGGCGAGCGCAGCCTTGGCTTCCTCGATCCGGTGGTTGTTCAGGAACACATTGAAGTTGCGATAGCCGAGCCGCTGGTTGATCAGCCGGCGCAACCGGTATTCCGGGATCTTCAGCCGGCCCGCCAGCACGCCGATGGTGATGTTCTCCTGGCGGTAGATCCGCTCGTCCGCCATCAGCCGCATCAGGGCGTCGATCAGCTTCTGGTCGGCGGCGTCTTCAGTAGCTTGCGGGCTGAAAATGACCGCCGGTGCGGCCTCCGCGGCGACCGGAAACAGATCGGCGGCATCGACGCGCATCATGGCGTAGGCGATGACCGCGACGATGCAGGTGAGCACGCCGGCATTGATCGTATCGGCGGCATCGCCGACGCGGTAACCCGCGACGGAGATCTGAAGCAGCGCATTCACCCCGCCATAGAGCGCGCCGGCACAGACGATGAAGACGCGAACGCGGCGGCGGCGCTCGACCAGGTCGGCCGGCCACGAGGCGATCGTCTGCCCAATCGCAAGCGCGATGAAGCCGAGCACGATCAGGTTGACCACCGTCACCGAGAACCGCACGTGGCCGCCAGGCGCAATCCAGACGCAGCCTGCGAAGCTGAACGCCGTCACCAGCGCCCAGACCCATCCGTGCCACCAGCTTAAGCGAAACTCGTCGTCGAACAGCGCGCGCGTGAACAGCCAGAACACCACGATGTTGCCGGTCGATAGCGCAACCAGCGGCGCATGCGATGCCGGGATCCGCGACGTGACACCAACCGAATAGCTCACCGCATGCGCGGCCAAGCCCAGTGCGAGAGCAGCACCGAGCCGCCCCGCCAGCACGTTGCGAAAATCTGAGAGCAGCGACGCGGCCAGCACCAGCAGCAAAGCGACGCTGGCAGCGCGGAAGGCGAGTTCTGTTGCGGCAAGGGTCATCGGGCGACGTGAACGCGGTCTCGGTTGAAATCAGCCGAACATCGTTCGTTGAGCCGGCTTTTTCAAGGACCATCCGCATCCACAGCTGTCATCGCCCGGCTTGATGTTTAGACCGGACGATCCAGTATTCCGAGACGGCAGTGATTGAACCGATGGGCCGCGGCGTACTGGATGCCCCGCCTTCGCGGAGCATGACAGCGAGTATACGGCGGTGGCGCCCGCACAACATTTAGCCTCGGCCTTTGTCGCGACGGCAATGTGAAATCCTGCTACGATCGGCCCAAGAAACTCGAGAAACTCAACTCAAGAAGGAACCCGTCATGAGCTGGATGCCCGACAACGATCCCGTGCTCGGCGATCCCAAAACATGCGATGCGCTCGATCTCGTCATCGTGCCGCGCACCCGCGATCTCGGCGATGGATTTGAAGTCCGCCGCGCGCTGCCGCATGGCAAGCGGCAGATGGTCGGGCCATTCATCTTCTTCGATCATTTCGGCCCGGTGCAGTTCGTCTCCGGAAAGGGCATGGACGTGCGGCCGCATCCGCATATCGGCCTTGCCACCGTCACCTATCTGTTCGACGGCGCGATCATGCATCGCGACAGCGAGGGCAACATCCAGGAGATCCAGCCCGGCGCGATGAACCTGATGACCGCAGGCCGCGGCATCGCGCATTCCGAGCGCACGCCGGATACTGAGCGCGCCTCGGGTCAGAAAATGCTGGGCTTGCAAAGCTGGATCGCGCTGCCGGCGGCCTCGGAAGAAATCGCACCCTCGTTCCAGCACTACGCCGCCGGCGACCTGCCGATGATCTCCGAGCGCGATTTCACCGCGCGCGTGATCGCCGGCTCTGCGTTCGGCATCACCTCGCCGGTGTCGATGGTCTCGCCCTGGTTCTATACCGAGGTGACTGCGGCGGAAGGCGCGCGCGTGCCACTCGACCCCGATCACGAGGAGCGCGCGGTCTATGTCGTCGATGGCGAGGTCGAGATCGCCAATGAACGATATGAGGGACCGCGCCTGCTGATCTTCCGGCCCGGCGACCGCATCACCGTGACGGCCGTGAGGCCGACGCGGATGATGTTTCTCGGCGGCGATGCCCTGGAGGGACCGCGCCACATCTGGTGGAATTTCGTCTCCTCCAGCAAGGAGCGGATCGAGCAGGCCAAGCAGGACTGGAAAACCGGCCGCTTTGCGGCGGTTCCGCAGGAACACGAGTTCATTCCGCTGCCGGAATAGGCTATCCCGACTTAAGCTGCGCTGTCGCGCGGCACCAAGATCTCCTGCCTGAAAGCCCTGCCGATGACCACCATGCTGACCAGCGACCTGCCGCTCCCCAAGATCGGACGCGGCAAGGTGCGCGATATCTACGCCGTCGATGACGACCGCCTGTTGCTCGTCACCACCGACCGCATCAGCGCCTTCGACGTCGTAATGGGCGAGACCATCCCGATGAAGGGCGCGGTGCTGACCCAGATCAGCGCCTTCTGGTTCAATGAGCTCGAAGGCGTGGTGCCGCATCACGTCATCAGCGCCAACACGGATGAGATCATCGCAGCCGTGCCGGCGCTGAAAGCCCACCGCGCCGACATCCTCGGCCGCGCCATGCTGTGCAAGCGCACCACGGTGTTTCCGATCGAATGCGTGATCCGCGGCTACATCTCCGGCTCCGCCTGGAAGGAATACGCGGCCTCCGGCACGCTCGCCGGCGAAAAGCTGCCGGCAGGCCTCGTCGAGAGCGAGAAGTTGAACCCTGCGATCTTCAGCCCGGCGACCAAGGCCGAGACCGGCCATGACGAGAACATCACGATCGCGAGGATGCGCGAGATCGTGGGCGACGAGGTCGCCCATACGCTGGAGAGCATGACGCGCGCGATCTACACGCTCGGCGAGGAGCTGGCGCGCAAGCAGGGCATCATCATCGCGGACACCAAGTTCGAGTTCGGCCGCGACAAGGACGGTCGCATCATCCTGATCGACGAGGTGATGACGCCGGACTCATCGCGCTTCTGGGCGGTCGACGCCTACAAGCCGGGCCAGCCACAGGCCAGCTTCGACAAGCAGCCGTTGCGCGACTACCTCGATGTCGAACGCCGCGCCGGCCGCTGGAACGGCGACGCCCCGCCTCCGCCGCTGCCGGCAAGCGTCGTCGAGGCGACGAGCAAGAGGTATTTGGAAGCGTATCGGCGGGTGACGGGAAGCGATCTCGCCATCTGAGTTTGACTTCCGTCTCGTGAGATTTACGCCACCAAGCCCTGCGATAAGGCAACTGGCGTGACCCATTGCGGTGCGTCGGGACAATAGCTCCCGGCGCCGATCTCCAATATGATACTGGGCGTCATTGGCTCTCCGAGCACGACAGAGCGTGCCTCCGATGAAGCGACTCCTATCGCAATCGCTACGGCCGCCGCTTGCACCTAGCGCAAGCGGCTTCGGTTGCACGCCTCTCCAGACCAGCGCGAGGAAGACCTCCAGGGACCGCGCAACGGCCCCTGGACAGCGAAAGCGCATGTGGAAGACAGCAATGGAGAAGAAACATGACACGTATATTGGCGACAAGAATTGCAATAGCAGTCTCGACCTTCGCCTGCGCCGCGTTGTTCTCCTTCGCCTGGTCTGAGGAGCACGGCGTCTCGATGTCGGTCGACAGCGCGCAGGCGCGGGTCGGTCGCCCGCTAACTCCCGTAAGCGCTGCCGGCGTGGCGCGTCGACAGACGCGGCGAGCCACATACGGATACGGTGCCGCCGCAGTCGGGGCGGGCGCCGCAGCAGTTGGCACAGCCGCCGCAGTCGGCACGGCCGCCGCGGTTGCTGCAACATCACCGGGATGGGGGACCGCACCCTATACGGGTACGGGCTACTACGGGGGTAACAGTCCCTACGCGTCTTACGCCTACTCGCCAGAGGACTGGCGCAGGCGAAACGGCATGGTCTGCGAACCCGGTACGCTGACCAAGATGGACGACGGCCGGATGTATCGCTGTCAGTAAGGCCGCAAACGTATGAGCGGGAGGCGGCTTTCGAGCTGTCTCCTGCACCTTGCACCTCTGCCAGAAGACGCGCGCGCCCCGCAACCACGAGCGAGCCCTTCTGTAATTCCTCGGCTCCATCGATCCCGATCAAGCCGGGATCGCCGGCGCGAGCGTCGAATGCCGGTTAGATGCCGGACATCATCACGTATTTGATCTCGACATATTCCTCCATGCCGTGATGCGAGCCCTCGCGGCCGAGACCACTCTCCTTCACGCCGCCAAAGGGCGCGACTTCCGTCGTGATCAGGCCGGTGTTGACGCCGACCATGCCCGACTCCAGCGCCTCGGCAACGCGCCAGACGCGGCCGAGGTCGCGGGAATAGAAGTAGGAGGCGAGGCCGAACGGCGAGTTGTTGCACATCGCGATCACCTCGGCTTCGTCCTTGAAACGGAACACCGGCGCGAGCGGGCCGAAGGTTTCTTCATGCGCAACGAGTGCGTCCGGCTTGACGTTGGCGAGCACCGTCGGCTCGAAGAAGCTGCCGCCGAGCGCATGGCGCTTACCGCCGGTGACGATCTTGGCGCCGCCCTTCACCGCGTCCGCAATGTGCTTCTCGACCTTGTCGACCGCTTCCAAGTTGATCAGCGGGCCCTGCACCACGCCGGCCTCGGTG
This region of Bradyrhizobium sp. CCGUVB1N3 genomic DNA includes:
- a CDS encoding serine hydrolase; this translates as MTRRRKIILATTAIACAGLALGAARARDVPKVATGFIADTLCSETFVSGLDPQRNLAETTDAMPGAGLLTWAMDLQVDRARKDVTVSLFGIGRSHAVYREGLGCTLEHGHGIADVALPLDDKQPALLPQIAGPGIVSPQSEGLTAALDRAFTEPAQPPYRRTRAIVVMKAGRIIAERYADGVGPETQLLGFSMTKSVMSALTGILVRQGKLKLDGPAPIAAWQNPDDPRHAITVDQLLRHTAGLALGSSLEASLGSALEPVNAMKYAEDDMANFAERAPLATAPGTAWNYHDGNFVILAQLIRNAAGGKPADALRFARRELFAPLGMVNVTLQLDGAGTIEGSGEMLASARDWARFGQLYLNDGVAGGKRILPEGWVNYSAATTPNAWVGIGAGFWTNQGDSFGAKFRVDHGWPRDAFFAKGTIGQYTIVIPSEQLVIVRLGRSLNWPPEVDGVFDLVRDVVAATHDEAKVAGAN
- a CDS encoding helix-turn-helix domain-containing protein, with the protein product MTLAATELAFRAASVALLLVLAASLLSDFRNVLAGRLGAALALGLAAHAVSYSVGVTSRIPASHAPLVALSTGNIVVFWLFTRALFDDEFRLSWWHGWVWALVTAFSFAGCVWIAPGGHVRFSVTVVNLIVLGFIALAIGQTIASWPADLVERRRRVRVFIVCAGALYGGVNALLQISVAGYRVGDAADTINAGVLTCIVAVIAYAMMRVDAADLFPVAAEAAPAVIFSPQATEDAADQKLIDALMRLMADERIYRQENITIGVLAGRLKIPEYRLRRLINQRLGYRNFNVFLNNHRIEEAKAALADPAQAEVPVITIAMDAGFQSLGPFNRAFKAVTGVTPTEYRRLKADAA
- a CDS encoding pirin family protein produces the protein MSWMPDNDPVLGDPKTCDALDLVIVPRTRDLGDGFEVRRALPHGKRQMVGPFIFFDHFGPVQFVSGKGMDVRPHPHIGLATVTYLFDGAIMHRDSEGNIQEIQPGAMNLMTAGRGIAHSERTPDTERASGQKMLGLQSWIALPAASEEIAPSFQHYAAGDLPMISERDFTARVIAGSAFGITSPVSMVSPWFYTEVTAAEGARVPLDPDHEERAVYVVDGEVEIANERYEGPRLLIFRPGDRITVTAVRPTRMMFLGGDALEGPRHIWWNFVSSSKERIEQAKQDWKTGRFAAVPQEHEFIPLPE
- a CDS encoding phosphoribosylaminoimidazolesuccinocarboxamide synthase; amino-acid sequence: MTTMLTSDLPLPKIGRGKVRDIYAVDDDRLLLVTTDRISAFDVVMGETIPMKGAVLTQISAFWFNELEGVVPHHVISANTDEIIAAVPALKAHRADILGRAMLCKRTTVFPIECVIRGYISGSAWKEYAASGTLAGEKLPAGLVESEKLNPAIFSPATKAETGHDENITIARMREIVGDEVAHTLESMTRAIYTLGEELARKQGIIIADTKFEFGRDKDGRIILIDEVMTPDSSRFWAVDAYKPGQPQASFDKQPLRDYLDVERRAGRWNGDAPPPPLPASVVEATSKRYLEAYRRVTGSDLAI